A window from Methylocystis sp. MJC1 encodes these proteins:
- the rfbB gene encoding dTDP-glucose 4,6-dehydratase — translation MRVLITGGAGFIGSAVARGFISQTSDEILVFDKLTYAGNLDSLALIAQNPRYSFRRADICDRAQVMRALTEFEPDVVMHLAAESHVDRSIDGPAAFIETNLVGTFTMLDAALEYWRGLPKGKAEAFRFMHISTDEVFGTLGDEGFFREDTPYAPNSPYSASKAGSDHLVRAWRETYGLPTIVTNCSNNYGPYHFPEKLIPLMILNALEGKPLPVYGRGENIRDWLFVEDHAAALMLVARRGIVGQSYNVGGRNEKKNIDVVNTICDILDELRPKESGSYRNLITFVTDRPGHDLRYAIDCSKIERELGWRPKETFETGLRRTVQWYLDNPAWWQAIRSGNYRGERLGQIA, via the coding sequence ATGCGCGTGCTCATTACCGGCGGCGCCGGTTTTATTGGATCGGCGGTGGCCCGAGGATTTATTTCACAAACCTCCGATGAAATCCTTGTTTTTGACAAATTGACCTATGCCGGCAACCTCGATTCTCTTGCGCTGATCGCTCAGAATCCGAGATATTCTTTCCGACGCGCTGATATTTGTGACCGTGCACAAGTTATGCGCGCCCTCACCGAATTCGAGCCCGACGTCGTGATGCATCTTGCCGCCGAGAGCCACGTCGATCGTTCGATCGACGGACCGGCCGCTTTCATCGAGACCAATCTCGTCGGCACCTTCACAATGCTCGACGCGGCGCTCGAATATTGGCGCGGGCTGCCTAAAGGGAAGGCCGAGGCTTTCCGCTTCATGCATATTTCGACGGACGAGGTCTTCGGCACATTGGGCGACGAAGGCTTTTTCCGGGAGGATACGCCCTACGCGCCCAATTCCCCCTATTCCGCTTCAAAAGCGGGCTCGGACCATCTCGTGCGCGCCTGGCGCGAGACCTACGGCCTTCCCACCATCGTCACCAACTGTTCGAATAACTACGGGCCTTATCATTTCCCCGAAAAGCTCATCCCTTTGATGATCCTGAACGCGCTCGAGGGGAAGCCGCTTCCCGTCTATGGGCGGGGCGAAAATATCCGCGATTGGCTCTTTGTGGAGGACCACGCCGCAGCGTTGATGCTCGTCGCGCGCCGAGGCATTGTCGGGCAGTCGTATAATGTCGGCGGCCGCAACGAGAAAAAGAACATCGATGTCGTGAACACGATCTGCGACATTCTCGACGAGCTGCGCCCAAAGGAGAGCGGCTCCTATCGCAATCTCATCACATTTGTCACAGATCGTCCCGGCCACGATCTACGCTATGCGATCGATTGCTCCAAAATCGAGCGCGAACTCGGCTGGCGGCCAAAGGAGACATTCGAGACTGGCTTGCGCAGGACTGTGCAGTGGTATCTCGACAATCCGGCTTGGTGGCAGGCCATTCGTTCGGGCAATTATCGCGGCGAGCGCCTCGGACAAATTGCCTGA
- the rfbC gene encoding dTDP-4-dehydrorhamnose 3,5-epimerase has protein sequence MQFEDTEIPAVKIVKPKKHGDARGFFSEVYKESDWKNAGLDYTFVQDNHSFSSPVGTLRGLHFQTAPFAQDKLIRVIRGRILDVAVDIRRSSPTFGKHVAVELSAENWRQLLVPIGFAHGFVTLESDTEVLYKVTALYSAPNDRGLAFDDPDLGIDWPLPPGGAILSEKDKHWPRLRDLADAFA, from the coding sequence ATGCAGTTCGAAGACACCGAGATCCCTGCGGTCAAGATTGTCAAGCCGAAGAAGCACGGTGACGCGCGCGGCTTCTTCTCCGAGGTCTACAAGGAATCCGACTGGAAGAACGCAGGGCTCGACTACACCTTCGTCCAGGACAATCATTCCTTTTCGTCGCCGGTCGGCACGCTGCGCGGCCTGCATTTCCAGACCGCCCCCTTCGCGCAGGACAAGCTCATTCGCGTGATTCGGGGGCGAATCCTCGATGTCGCCGTGGATATCCGTCGCTCGTCTCCGACCTTCGGCAAGCATGTCGCCGTCGAACTCTCGGCCGAAAATTGGCGTCAGCTTCTCGTGCCGATCGGCTTTGCGCATGGCTTCGTAACGCTGGAGTCCGATACGGAGGTGCTCTACAAGGTCACGGCGCTTTATTCCGCGCCGAATGATCGCGGGTTGGCCTTCGACGATCCAGATTTGGGCATCGATTGGCCCCTGCCGCCGGGCGGGGCCATTCTCTCCGAGAAAGACAAGCATTGGCCGCGCCTGCGCGATCTCGCGGATGCCTTCGCGTGA
- the rfbA gene encoding glucose-1-phosphate thymidylyltransferase RfbA, translated as MRGIVLAGGSGTRLHPMTLAASKQLLPVYDKPMVYYPLSALMLAGAREILIISTPEDLPAFKRLLGSGAQWGVSLTYAEQPRPEGLAQAYTIGAPFVEGHNSALVLGDNIFYGHGLTTALNAASARSEGATVFAYHVKDPERYGVVEFGPDGRALSLEEKPAAPKSNWAVTGLYFYDSRAPEYAASLKPSPRGELEITDLNRIYLESGALNVERLGRGFAWLDTGTPASLLEAAQYVQAIEQRQGQRVACLEEIAFMQGWIDAQAMREAAARLAKSGYGGYLLQVLKEAEDSRRPS; from the coding sequence ATGCGTGGCATCGTTCTGGCCGGCGGCTCCGGCACCAGGCTTCATCCCATGACGCTGGCGGCCTCGAAGCAGTTGCTGCCGGTCTACGACAAGCCGATGGTCTATTATCCGCTGTCGGCGCTGATGCTCGCGGGCGCCCGAGAAATCCTGATCATCTCGACGCCTGAAGATCTCCCCGCCTTCAAGCGCCTGCTCGGCTCAGGCGCGCAATGGGGCGTTTCTCTGACTTATGCCGAACAGCCCCGCCCGGAAGGTCTCGCCCAAGCCTATACGATCGGCGCGCCCTTCGTTGAAGGGCACAATTCCGCGCTCGTTCTCGGCGACAATATCTTCTATGGCCACGGCCTGACGACGGCCCTGAACGCCGCCTCGGCGCGATCGGAAGGCGCGACGGTCTTCGCCTATCATGTCAAGGATCCCGAGCGTTATGGCGTCGTCGAGTTCGGTCCGGACGGAAGGGCTCTATCGCTCGAAGAAAAGCCCGCTGCGCCGAAATCCAATTGGGCGGTGACCGGGCTCTATTTTTACGATTCGAGGGCGCCGGAATATGCCGCCTCGCTGAAGCCCTCGCCACGCGGCGAGCTGGAAATTACCGATCTCAACCGAATCTACCTCGAATCCGGCGCGCTGAACGTCGAACGTCTCGGCCGCGGTTTCGCCTGGCTGGATACCGGCACGCCGGCGTCCCTGCTGGAAGCGGCGCAATACGTGCAAGCGATCGAACAGCGGCAGGGCCAACGCGTCGCCTGCCTTGAAGAGATTGCCTTCATGCAGGGTTGGATCGACGCGCAGGCAATGCGCGAGGCTGCCGCGCGCTTGGCGAAAAGCGGATACGGCGGCTATCTGCTCCAAGTCTTGAAGGAAGCCGAGGACTCCCGTCGACCCAGTTAA
- a CDS encoding transglutaminase family protein, which translates to MRIRIRHETTYRYLEPVKAAIQHLRLTPRNYDGQHIKSWRIDVDRDCRLIASEDAFGNVVHRFTADGPFESITVMVEGDVTTFDTAGVASGAPERFPPTLYLRQTPLTAPNPAVIDFARTAAAKKGERLGSLHALLSAIHERMAVDLDAASVATTAADAFDRRKGVHQDFAHLFIAGARAIGAPARYVSGYYLRDDGDQEIVGHAWAEAYVENLGWVGFDPVYRVSPSERHIRLAIALDFLSAAPIRAAHAGSVGEMTEVRLRATLTQTQSQSQ; encoded by the coding sequence ATGCGTATCCGCATCCGCCACGAAACGACTTACCGCTACCTCGAGCCCGTGAAAGCCGCGATCCAGCATTTGCGGCTGACGCCTCGCAATTACGACGGCCAGCATATCAAAAGCTGGCGCATCGACGTCGACCGCGATTGCCGCCTGATCGCGTCGGAGGACGCCTTTGGCAATGTCGTGCATCGCTTCACGGCCGACGGCCCCTTTGAGTCGATCACGGTCATGGTCGAGGGCGATGTTACGACCTTCGACACAGCCGGCGTCGCCTCAGGCGCCCCAGAGCGCTTTCCGCCCACGCTCTATCTGCGCCAGACGCCACTCACCGCCCCCAATCCTGCGGTCATCGACTTCGCCCGCACAGCAGCGGCCAAAAAAGGCGAGAGGCTGGGTTCTCTCCACGCGTTGCTTTCAGCCATCCACGAGCGAATGGCAGTCGATTTGGATGCGGCCAGCGTCGCGACGACCGCCGCGGACGCCTTCGACCGCCGGAAGGGTGTGCATCAGGACTTCGCGCATCTTTTCATCGCCGGCGCCCGCGCGATTGGCGCACCCGCGCGCTACGTCAGCGGTTATTATCTCCGCGACGACGGCGATCAGGAGATTGTCGGCCACGCCTGGGCGGAGGCCTATGTCGAAAATCTCGGGTGGGTAGGATTTGATCCAGTCTATCGCGTCTCGCCCAGCGAAAGACACATTCGCTTGGCGATCGCGCTGGACTTTCTGAGCGCCGCCCCAATCCGCGCCGCTCACGCAGGAAGCGTTGGGGAAATGACGGAGGTCAGGCTCCGGGCCACGCTGACACAGACCCAGTCGCAGTCGCAGTAG
- a CDS encoding alpha-E domain-containing protein, producing MLSSTADNLYWLARYMERADFLARAIEASRRLATLPKAYGGAETEWESVLLSSGAAQAFEQTGKPITESNVIEFLTFSRDNPGSIRNCIESARTNARAVRTALTVEMWEAINGAYLELKAMEARRGAYSADELGRFLEFVKQTSLIYDGGAYRTMLRNDAYWFSRVGLFIERADNTARLLDVKYHVLLPDKEVIGGSLDYFQWAAILRAVSAHTAYHWVYRTSMQPWLVADLLILRPEMPRSLISCYESIVRNLDNLARAHGRQGAAQRQARNMYGKLETLTMEQAFQGGLHEFIQSFISENNRLGTLISEQYLF from the coding sequence ATGCTTTCAAGCACCGCCGACAATCTTTATTGGCTCGCGCGCTATATGGAGCGCGCCGATTTCCTCGCTCGCGCCATCGAGGCGTCCCGGCGCCTTGCGACATTGCCGAAAGCCTATGGCGGCGCGGAGACCGAATGGGAAAGCGTGCTTCTCTCCTCTGGAGCCGCGCAGGCCTTCGAGCAGACAGGCAAGCCGATCACCGAAAGCAATGTAATCGAGTTCCTGACCTTCTCGCGCGACAATCCGGGCTCGATCCGAAACTGCATCGAATCCGCCCGCACCAACGCCCGCGCTGTGCGCACGGCTTTAACGGTGGAGATGTGGGAGGCGATCAACGGCGCCTATCTCGAACTAAAGGCGATGGAGGCCCGCCGCGGCGCCTATTCGGCTGACGAGCTCGGGCGCTTCCTCGAATTCGTCAAGCAAACTTCGCTCATCTATGACGGCGGCGCCTATCGCACCATGCTGCGCAACGACGCCTATTGGTTCTCGCGCGTCGGACTATTTATCGAGCGCGCCGACAACACGGCTCGGCTTCTGGACGTGAAATATCACGTTTTGCTGCCCGATAAGGAGGTGATCGGCGGATCGCTCGATTACTTCCAATGGGCGGCAATCCTGCGCGCCGTCTCGGCGCACACCGCCTATCACTGGGTTTATCGCACGAGCATGCAGCCCTGGCTGGTCGCCGACCTGCTCATCTTGCGCCCGGAGATGCCGCGCTCGCTCATCTCCTGCTATGAGAGCATCGTGCGCAATCTCGACAATCTCGCGCGCGCTCACGGCCGGCAGGGCGCAGCGCAGCGTCAGGCGCGCAATATGTACGGCAAGCTCGAAACACTGACCATGGAGCAGGCCTTCCAGGGCGGGCTGCACGAGTTCATTCAAAGCTTCATCAGCGAAAACAACCGCCTCGGAACGCTGATCTCGGAGCAATATCTCTTCTAG
- a CDS encoding circularly permuted type 2 ATP-grasp protein, with amino-acid sequence MDQRVTQFDEMGGNDGLTRAPYQKLSQWLAGTPPELLASRREQAEFLFRRIGITFAVYGAQEATERLIPFDILPRIIARSEWAALEKGLVQRVTALNLFLKDIYGKGEILKAGKIPVELVYRNPGYCPEMAGRRVPHDVYVQIAGVDIVRTDDHGFYVLEDNARTPSGVSYMLENREVMMRLFPDLFGMHRVAPIEDYPDELLATLRSVAPPRASHEPTIALMTPGQYNSAYYEHSFLADKLGVELVEGRDLFVKDDVVYMRTTEGPRRVDVIYRRIDDDFLDPLTFRPDSALGVPGLIGAYHAGNVTLANAVGTGVADDKAMYTYMPDIIRFYLEQEPLLQNVPTWRCREPEALSYVLDHLDELVVKEVNGSGGYGMLVGPHASKAQIEEFRAKLQAQPDNFIAQPTLALSTCPISVAEGIAPRHVDLRPFVLQGANGVRVVPGGLTRVAMTEGSLVVNSSQGGGTKDTWVIDDAILGQA; translated from the coding sequence GTGGATCAACGCGTGACGCAATTCGATGAGATGGGTGGCAACGACGGCCTTACCCGCGCTCCTTATCAAAAACTCTCCCAATGGCTCGCCGGCACGCCACCAGAACTCCTCGCCTCCCGCCGCGAACAAGCCGAGTTCCTTTTCCGGCGCATCGGCATCACTTTCGCCGTCTACGGCGCGCAAGAGGCCACGGAGCGCCTCATTCCCTTCGACATTCTTCCGCGGATCATCGCCCGAAGCGAATGGGCGGCGCTGGAAAAGGGGCTCGTGCAGCGCGTCACGGCGCTCAACCTTTTCCTCAAGGATATTTACGGCAAAGGCGAAATCCTCAAAGCCGGCAAAATCCCGGTTGAGCTCGTCTATCGTAATCCCGGCTATTGCCCCGAGATGGCGGGCCGTCGCGTCCCGCATGACGTCTATGTGCAAATCGCCGGCGTCGACATCGTGCGCACCGACGACCATGGGTTCTATGTGCTGGAAGATAACGCCCGCACGCCGTCCGGCGTCTCCTATATGCTCGAAAACCGCGAAGTGATGATGCGGCTTTTCCCCGATCTCTTCGGCATGCATCGCGTCGCGCCGATCGAGGATTATCCCGATGAGCTGCTCGCGACGCTGCGCTCCGTCGCGCCGCCCCGCGCGTCACACGAGCCGACCATCGCGCTGATGACGCCGGGACAATATAATTCCGCTTATTACGAGCACTCCTTCCTGGCCGACAAGCTCGGCGTGGAGCTCGTCGAAGGGCGTGATCTCTTCGTCAAGGACGACGTCGTCTATATGCGCACGACCGAGGGGCCACGTCGCGTCGACGTCATTTACCGCCGAATCGACGACGATTTCCTCGATCCGCTTACCTTCCGCCCGGATTCGGCTCTGGGCGTCCCCGGGCTGATCGGCGCCTATCACGCAGGCAATGTGACGCTCGCGAATGCAGTTGGCACCGGCGTCGCTGATGACAAGGCGATGTATACTTACATGCCGGACATTATCCGCTTCTATCTCGAGCAGGAGCCGCTGCTGCAGAACGTCCCCACTTGGCGCTGCCGAGAGCCGGAGGCGCTTTCCTATGTGCTCGACCATCTCGACGAGCTTGTGGTCAAAGAGGTCAATGGCTCCGGCGGCTACGGCATGCTCGTTGGTCCGCATGCCTCTAAGGCGCAGATCGAAGAATTCCGGGCGAAGCTGCAAGCGCAACCCGATAATTTCATCGCGCAGCCGACACTTGCGCTTTCGACTTGCCCGATCTCTGTCGCCGAGGGCATCGCGCCGCGCCATGTCGATCTGCGACCCTTCGTGCTGCAGGGAGCGAATGGCGTCCGCGTCGTGCCGGGAGGCCTCACCCGCGTCGCGATGACGGAAGGATCGCTCGTCGTGAATTCCAGTCAGGGTGGCGGCACCAAAGACACCTGGGTGATCGACGACGCGATTTTGGGGCAAGCATGA
- a CDS encoding glutathione peroxidase, with the protein MTLYDIEAKTIDGATKSLRDFEGKTLLIVNVASKCGFTPQYAGLEALYKKYADKGLVVLGFPCNQFGAQEPASESDIESFCSTTYGVSFPMFAKIEVNGENAHPLYRFLKREAPGILGSEAIKWNFTKFLVDKTGKVVRRYAPTDTPQSLEREIEATL; encoded by the coding sequence ATGACGCTTTACGATATCGAGGCGAAAACGATCGATGGCGCCACGAAGTCCTTGCGTGATTTTGAGGGCAAGACGCTTCTCATCGTCAATGTGGCGAGCAAGTGCGGATTTACGCCCCAATATGCGGGGCTGGAAGCGCTTTACAAGAAATACGCCGACAAGGGTCTCGTGGTGCTCGGCTTTCCCTGCAATCAGTTCGGCGCGCAGGAGCCGGCCTCGGAGAGCGACATCGAGTCCTTCTGCTCGACGACCTACGGCGTGAGCTTTCCCATGTTCGCAAAGATCGAGGTGAACGGGGAGAATGCGCATCCGCTTTATAGATTCCTGAAGCGCGAGGCGCCGGGGATTCTCGGCTCCGAGGCGATCAAGTGGAACTTCACCAAGTTTCTCGTCGATAAAACCGGAAAGGTCGTCAGGCGCTACGCGCCGACCGATACGCCCCAATCGCTCGAAAGGGAGATCGAGGCGACGCTGTGA
- a CDS encoding sigma-54-dependent transcriptional regulator: MTSIILIADDDPVQRRLLEAMVKRFGYAAEAVDGGEEALARLTRAGADPIALLILDLVMPDLDGMGVLTRMRDAKITTPVIVQTAHGSIEAVISAMRAGAHDFVVKPVGAERLQISIKNALSADALAGEVRHISRRAQGALTFKDLVSRSAEMQRVIRLGERAAHSNIPVLIEGESGVGKELVARAIQGGSDRKGKPFVTVNCGALPANLVESILFGHEKGAFTGATEKHAGKFLEANGGTLFLDEIGELPLDIQVKLLRALQEGEIDPIGAKRPLRVDIRLISATNRNLIEQVKRGEFREDLFYRLNVFPIGIPPLRSRREDIADLARRFAARFAAEEGRNIRGMTAEALSLLTSYEWPGNVRQLENTVFRAVVLSEGDELTVAEFPQIAAHVEGYDVRVPPAPVFAPPVDAPREREIVRVEIRDPNVLPLLAPNGEMRKLNDLEKETIRFALTHYRGQMSEIARRLGIGRSTLYRKMKEYGLEEEGAEAPADSLVA, encoded by the coding sequence ATGACCTCCATAATTCTCATCGCCGACGACGATCCGGTGCAGCGCCGCCTGCTCGAGGCCATGGTCAAGCGGTTTGGCTACGCAGCCGAGGCGGTCGACGGCGGCGAGGAGGCGCTGGCGCGGCTCACGCGGGCCGGAGCCGACCCTATTGCGCTCTTGATTCTTGACCTCGTCATGCCCGATCTCGACGGCATGGGCGTGTTGACGCGCATGCGCGACGCCAAGATCACGACGCCAGTGATCGTGCAGACAGCCCATGGATCAATCGAGGCGGTGATTTCCGCCATGCGCGCCGGCGCGCATGATTTCGTGGTGAAGCCGGTCGGCGCGGAGCGGCTTCAAATCTCGATCAAGAACGCGCTTTCGGCCGACGCGCTCGCAGGCGAGGTCCGCCACATCAGCCGCCGCGCGCAAGGGGCTTTGACGTTCAAGGATCTGGTGTCGCGCAGCGCGGAGATGCAGCGCGTGATCCGGCTCGGCGAGCGCGCCGCGCATTCCAATATTCCGGTGCTGATCGAGGGCGAATCGGGAGTCGGCAAGGAGCTGGTCGCGCGCGCCATCCAGGGCGGCTCGGACCGCAAGGGCAAGCCCTTCGTCACCGTCAACTGCGGCGCCTTGCCGGCTAATCTCGTCGAATCGATCCTCTTTGGGCACGAGAAGGGCGCCTTCACCGGCGCAACGGAAAAGCACGCCGGCAAGTTCCTGGAGGCGAACGGCGGGACGCTTTTCCTCGATGAAATCGGCGAATTGCCCCTCGACATTCAGGTCAAGCTGCTGCGCGCGCTGCAGGAAGGGGAGATCGACCCCATCGGCGCCAAACGTCCTCTGCGCGTCGATATCCGCCTGATCTCGGCAACGAATCGTAATCTCATCGAACAGGTCAAACGCGGGGAGTTCCGCGAAGACCTTTTCTACCGCCTGAATGTCTTTCCGATCGGCATTCCGCCGCTGCGCTCGCGGCGCGAGGACATCGCCGATCTGGCGCGACGCTTCGCGGCGCGCTTTGCGGCGGAGGAAGGACGCAACATCCGCGGCATGACCGCGGAGGCCCTGTCGCTGCTCACAAGCTATGAGTGGCCCGGCAATGTGCGGCAGCTCGAGAATACGGTCTTCCGCGCCGTCGTGCTTTCCGAAGGCGACGAGCTGACCGTCGCCGAGTTTCCGCAGATTGCGGCGCATGTCGAAGGCTACGACGTGCGCGTTCCGCCAGCACCCGTATTTGCGCCGCCTGTCGATGCGCCACGCGAGCGCGAGATCGTGCGCGTCGAAATCCGCGACCCGAATGTGCTGCCGCTTCTCGCGCCCAATGGCGAGATGCGCAAACTCAATGATTTGGAGAAAGAGACGATCCGCTTCGCGCTCACCCATTATCGCGGGCAAATGTCGGAGATTGCCCGACGACTCGGGATTGGACGCTCGACGCTCTATCGTAAGATGAAGGAATACGGCCTCGAAGAAGAGGGAGCGGAAGCCCCCGCCGACAGCCTGGTGGCGTGA
- a CDS encoding CC0125/CC1285 family lipoprotein has product MPLVIAFGIALATTAKLRRQFLVQNSRFYLMRSRPLLGFAFALWSSGCATEYSRDGIGLAGGAEAQMITNDTARISARGNGFTDKARVQDFILLKAAETASARGFTHFAVVSSEDASTESSYTTPSTVQTRVSGNTAYTTYRPGTRNTVVEPGEDAMVKFCKQGKADACSGMLPANEIIQNLGSKYFAKN; this is encoded by the coding sequence TTGCCCTTAGTCATTGCTTTTGGTATCGCCCTGGCGACGACAGCTAAGCTTCGCCGTCAATTTCTAGTGCAAAATTCGAGGTTCTATCTAATGCGCAGTCGGCCCCTTCTCGGCTTTGCTTTTGCTCTCTGGTCTTCTGGCTGCGCTACCGAATATAGCCGCGATGGCATAGGGCTGGCCGGTGGGGCCGAGGCCCAAATGATCACCAACGACACTGCAAGAATATCTGCACGCGGAAACGGTTTTACCGACAAGGCGAGAGTCCAGGATTTTATCCTGCTGAAAGCTGCGGAGACCGCCTCGGCGCGAGGGTTTACGCACTTCGCTGTTGTTAGCTCAGAAGACGCCTCGACCGAATCCTCATACACGACGCCAAGCACAGTGCAGACAAGGGTTTCTGGCAACACTGCCTACACCACCTATAGGCCAGGGACGCGCAACACCGTGGTTGAGCCGGGCGAGGATGCGATGGTCAAGTTCTGTAAGCAGGGCAAGGCTGACGCCTGTTCGGGCATGCTGCCCGCGAATGAAATCATTCAGAACCTCGGGTCGAAATACTTCGCTAAGAATTAG
- a CDS encoding alpha/beta fold hydrolase, with protein sequence MSFTKSIQKDLAKSGAAVGTGVSQWLDGRGPVEKAATRAGSALTKAARPGRSVSAIVGSAAVGLAAAMGALAYYNIRKTRQDESKHPPIGRFIDVDGVRLHYIDKGKGEVVTLIHGNLTLAEDFLLSGIVDKLAERYRVIVFDRPGFGYSDRPHRVWTPGAYAELLQKAFSQLGVERVTIVSHSFASLVALDLALQHPALVEGLVLIAGYFYPTARADVFFMSFTAIPGFGDVMRYTISPPLTRLFLPGVLRWLFSPAPVTERFEKGFPNSFAARPVQIGAEADDSVLMVASAMQLQARYAELKLPIVLLAGDGDKMVDLDRQSRRFHEETPQSELIVIPGAGHMAHHTAPDQIVAAVDRVASPETKPVQSKKMQEPVTSWSNRS encoded by the coding sequence ATGAGCTTCACGAAATCGATCCAAAAAGACTTGGCCAAGTCTGGCGCCGCCGTCGGAACCGGCGTGTCGCAGTGGCTCGACGGACGCGGACCTGTCGAAAAAGCTGCAACGCGCGCCGGGTCCGCGCTCACCAAGGCAGCCAGACCGGGCCGAAGCGTTTCGGCTATCGTCGGTTCGGCAGCGGTTGGGCTCGCGGCTGCGATGGGAGCGCTCGCCTATTACAACATCCGCAAGACGCGCCAGGACGAAAGCAAGCATCCCCCGATTGGTCGGTTCATCGACGTCGACGGCGTACGCCTGCACTACATCGACAAGGGGAAGGGCGAGGTCGTGACGCTCATACACGGCAACCTCACGCTTGCCGAGGATTTCCTTTTGAGCGGCATCGTCGACAAGCTCGCGGAGCGCTACAGGGTTATTGTCTTCGATCGCCCCGGCTTCGGATATAGCGACAGACCCCATCGCGTATGGACGCCTGGCGCCTACGCCGAATTGTTGCAGAAGGCATTTTCGCAGCTCGGCGTCGAGCGCGTGACAATCGTCTCCCACTCCTTCGCTTCGCTGGTCGCCTTGGACCTCGCGCTCCAACACCCAGCGCTGGTCGAAGGGCTGGTGCTGATCGCAGGCTATTTCTATCCGACAGCGCGAGCGGACGTGTTTTTCATGTCCTTCACAGCAATCCCCGGCTTCGGCGATGTTATGCGCTACACGATCTCGCCGCCTCTCACGCGGCTTTTCCTGCCTGGCGTTCTGCGGTGGCTATTCTCGCCTGCCCCGGTCACGGAGAGATTCGAGAAAGGGTTCCCGAATTCCTTTGCGGCGCGGCCCGTCCAAATCGGCGCGGAAGCGGATGATAGCGTGCTGATGGTGGCCTCGGCGATGCAGCTGCAAGCGCGCTATGCCGAGCTAAAGCTCCCGATCGTCCTACTAGCGGGCGACGGCGACAAAATGGTTGACTTGGATCGCCAGTCGAGGCGCTTCCACGAGGAGACGCCGCAAAGCGAACTCATCGTGATCCCAGGCGCTGGCCACATGGCGCACCACACTGCGCCAGACCAAATCGTGGCGGCGGTTGATCGTGTGGCGAGCCCGGAGACGAAGCCGGTTCAGAGCAAGAAGATGCAGGAGCCAGTTACTTCCTGGTCCAACAGGAGCTAA